From Eremothecium sinecaudum strain ATCC 58844 chromosome III, complete sequence:
GTCCGGACACTGCTTGGGACACGCAAAAGAGTTCGATATTTCGgacccatacaccacaTACTATCCCAAGAAGCGAATCTTAGTAGGCAGTACTGCTGCGTAGTACCAAGGGCATCTCTTTATTAAAAGTTTTCTCCCATCTTCTTGAAGATAGGACTTTATTATCGTACTTACATCGACAATAATAAGCAAATATGGGTAGTATGTGATTAGATATAAGACGAAAACTGACGAAGATTGATAGTATGATCCCTTTTGAACGAATTGGTATAGCTGTTTAAGACGTGGTTTTTAAAATGTGTTTTGAAAGTGTTACTGTGGGATTTTGATAACATTTTGATGAGATTCTAATACGAGTTTAATCTGTGAAAGTCTATGATTACTATTCCGTTTAGTAGTACTTATGATGCTATATGAGTTGTGGATATACTGGGTGAAGATTGTTAATCTGAGTCACGTGTAAGAAAAGATTTGAATACTAACGATATTAATTACAGAGGGTACTCCATCCTTTGGTAAGCGTCACAACAAGTCTCACACTTTGTGTAACAGATGTGGTCGTCGTTCTTTCCACATTCAAAAGAAGACCTGTTCCTCTTGTGGCTACCCAGCTGCTAAGATGAGATC
This genomic window contains:
- the RPL37A gene encoding 60S ribosomal protein eL37 (Syntenic homolog of Ashbya gossypii AFR688C; Syntenic homolog of Saccharomyces cerevisiae YLR185W (RPL37A) and YDR500C (RPL37B); 1-intron in Ashbya gossypii), with product MGKGTPSFGKRHNKSHTLCNRCGRRSFHIQKKTCSSCGYPAAKMRSYNWAAKAKRRRTTGTGRMRYLKHVARKFKNGFQSGEAKPQSA